AGGTGGGGGCCACGGTGAGCCTTTTGGTGCCCCTTATTCGGGAGCGGGGCCTGACGCTTACACCTTTGGAGGCCACCTTGGCCTATGCGGGGATCTGGGAGGACACCGGGGGGTTTAGCTTTCCCTCCACCACGCCTCTGGACCTCGAGGCCGCCCATTTTCTGGCCCAGCAGGGTGCGGAGATCCCAAGGGTTCGGCAGTGGGTGCGGCCCCATATGGGGGAGGAAGCCCGGGAGGTGCTGAAGGCCCTGATGCGCACCGCCCGGGTGGTGAACCGGGAAGGCTTCCGCCTCCTCCTTTGCCAGGCCAAGGAGGAAGGGTACGTGCCCGCTTTGGCCCCTCTCGCCCATACCCTATTGGACCTCCACGAGGCCGATGGGGTCCTTTTGGTCCTGAAGCTGGGGCGGGAGGTTCTCCTCATTGCCCGGAGCCGGGAGCGGCTGGATGTGGGCCGCTGGCTTTCCCAGGTGGGGGGCGGGGGGCACCCTCGGGCGGCCTTCGCCCGGGTGCGGGGGGTGCGGAATGCGGTGAAGCGCCTTGTGGAGAGCCTTCCCCGGTACCTGGAGCCTGAGCCCACCTTGGGCGAGGTCATGACCTCGCCCGTGGAAACCCTGCGCCCCACCACGGTGCGGGAGGCCCTCCGGGTTCTGGAGGACCGCGGGTACGGGGCCATGCCGGTGGTGGTGCCTGTGGGGGGGGAAGGGGTGCGGATTTTGGGCCTAGCCCGCAGGCGGGACCTGAGGAAGGCGGAAAGGCTAGGTTTGGCAGAGCATCCCGTGGAAGGGTTTCTGGCCCGGGCCGTGGTCCTGCCTCCGGAAACCCCCCTTTCCCAGGTGGGGCCCTACCTGAAGGAGGGAGGAGGGCGGGTCCTGGTGGGAAAGCGGCATGGGGAGGGAGTGAGGCTTTTAGGCATCTTTACCCGGACCGACCTCTACCGGAAGAAGCCTTCCCGGGAGAAGCCCTTGGGAGAGCGGATTCTGGAGGCCTTGCCCGAGGGGGCCAGGCAGGTGGTCCTGGCCCTTAAGGAGGCCTTTTCCCAAGGGGTGTACCTGGTGGGCGGCGTGGTGCGGGATGCCCTTCTGGGCCGTTCTGGGCCGGATATAGACCTGGTTCTGGAACCGGGGGTAAAGGTGGGGGAGGTGGCCCGCTTCCTGGTGGAGCGCTTTGGAGGGAGCTTTGGCCTGCACTATGCCTTCGGCACTGCGCGGGTGCGCCTCTCTTTCGGCCTTGCCGTGGACCTGGCGGAAAGCCGGGAGGAGGTGTACCCCTACCCCGGGGCCCTGCCCCAGGTGCGCCCAGCCCCCATCGCCAAGGACCTGGAGAGGCGGGATTACACGGTGAACGCCATGGCTTTGTCCCTGGCCACCCTGGAGCTTTTGGATCCTTACGGGGGCCTCGAGGATCTTCAGGCCCGCCTACTTCGTCCCCTTCACCCCCTCTCCTTCGTGGAGGACCCTAGCCGCATCGTCCGAGGGGCACGCCTGGCTGCCCGCCTGGCCTTCCGCTTTTCCGAGGAGGCCTTGAAGGCCCTGCCTCCGGCCCTCCTGCCCGAGGTGCTGAAGACGGCCAGCAAAAGCCGGCTGAGAGACGAGCTTTTGCTCACGCTGGAGGAGGATACCTTCCTCGAGGCCCTCTCCCTCCTGGAAGAACTGGGAGCCCTGGGTCCCCTCTATGGGCTTAGGCTTCCACCACGGGAGCCCTTTGCCAGGCTTAGGTGGAGGTACCCCGAGGAGGAGGGAATCCCTTTAGAGCGGCTGAGGGTGGAAGCCCGCCTCCTCCTTCTCCTTTGCTTCCAGGAAAATCCCCTGGAGAAGGCCTTAGCCCTGGGGCTTCCCAAGCGGCTTCAGGAGGGCCTAGCCCTCTTGCTGAAGGGTTCCTGGAATGAGGTGGAAAAGGAAGCCCTGGCGAAGGAGCCCCTGCGAAGCGTTTTTTTGGCCCTTTTCCCCGAGAAGGAGGGCTGGCTTACGGAGAGGAGGCGGGTCCTCATGGGGCGGGATCTTTTGCAACTGGGCCTTAAGCCGGGCCCCAGGGTGGGGGAGATCCTGCGCCAGGTGGCCGAGGCCCGGGCTCGAGGCGAGGTGAGGACCTTTGAGGAGGAGCTGGCCTTAGCCCGTAGACTGATAGGCGATGGGTCTTTTTCCGTACCTCAATGACCCCCCGGTCTTCCTGGTGGCCTTCGCCTTTGCCGTTTTTGGCCTCGTGATCCACAACCTTTTCCAAGCCTACCTGGCAGACCGGTACGGGGATACGGCCCCCCGGCGCTACGGTTTCCTTTCCCTGGATCTCCGGGCCCACCTGGAGCCCTTGGGCCTAGTCCTGTTGGTCCTTCTGGGCTTCGGCTGGCCTCGGTTCGTGCCCACCGGCCTTCCGGGGAGGAAGGGGGCCATGGTGGCCCTCATGGGCCCGTTGGGTTTCCTTGTGGCCGCCTTCCTGTACGGCCTTCTCGCCCGCTTTTTGCCCTACCCCTTTGGGGAGGGGCTTTGGGTGGCCCAAAGGCTCCTGCTTCTGCACGCCGCCATTTACCTTTTCCCCGTGCCCCCTTTGGATGGGGCCAAGGCCCTTTATGCGGTGGGCGGGTATGAAGCCCGGCGTTTTCTGGATCAGGTGGCCTCATACGGGCCCCTGGGCTTTATCCTCATCTTCCTGGTCCTCTCGTTTACCGGGGTCACGGGCTCGGTGGTCCGGGGGCTGGCGGGGCTTCTGGAAACCTTTTATCGGGCTTTAGGGCTATGATCGGGCTTTGGCAGCAAGATCCCTTGGCCTTCGTACTGGCCTTTGCCGCCTTGGTCTTCAGCTTGGTTTTGCATGAGCTGGGCCACGCCTACGCCGCCTACCTCTTCGGTGACACCACGGCTAAGCGCCAAGGGCGGCTTACCCTTAACCCCTTGAAGCACCTGGACCCCTTGGGCACGGTGCTTCTTCTCCTGGTGGGCTTTGGCTGGGCCAGGCCGGTGCCCATCTATCCCCCGGCCTTCCGCTCCTACCGGCTGGGGCTTTTCGTGGTCTCCATCGCCGGGATCGTCATCAACCTGGTTTTGGCCGTGCTCTTCGCCCTTGTGGTGCGGGGGATCTTTGCCCTGGATCCTGTGGGGGTGGTCCTGACCCTAAGGGGAGAAGGGCAGACCCTATGGGGACTTTTGGCGCTGGCCGCCTTCTTCGCCAGCTCCATCAACCTGGTCCTGGCGGTCTTCAACCTCCTGCCCATTCCTCCCTTGGACGGCTCCAAAATCCTGCAAAGCCTTATGCCCCTTTCCTGGCAACCCCTTCTCTGGCGGCTGGAGCAGTACGCCTGGCTTTCCTTCCTCCTTATCCTTACGGTGTTGCGGGGGCCCATTCAGGAGGTGTTGCGTTTTGCCCGCAGGGTGTTCTTTGGCCTTTTCTTTGGCTAGACTGGGGCTATGCGCACCCTGAGCCTGGTGCTGGCCGTGCTGTCCCTTTTGTTACTGCTTCCGGCCCTTTTGCCCCTTGTGGGCTGGCTCAACTGGCTGGTTCTGCCCCTGGCCCTTTTGGCCGCCGGGCTTGGGGTGCTAGCCGGGGAGGAGCGAGCCTTTAGGCTAGGGTTTTGGTGATGATCGTCTCCGCCCTGCGCCTTTTCCTAGGCGGGGGCCTCCTCTAGCCAGCTGCGCAGGACCTTCAGGTTCCAGGCGTCCTCCTCGGGGCTTCTAGGGGTTTCCAAGATGAAGACCCGGTTCCTGAGCCGGGGGTCCAGGAGAACGCGTTTAAGCCCTTCCCCGATCTGGCCTTGGAGAAGATGGGCATGGTGGTCTATGCGGCTGGCTAGGCCCCCCACGGAATCGTTGAGGTGCACCACCGGCACCCGCTCGAGGCCCACGAGGCGGTCCAGTTGGCTCAAGACCTCCTGGGGCT
The window above is part of the Thermus albus genome. Proteins encoded here:
- a CDS encoding site-2 protease family protein — translated: MGLFPYLNDPPVFLVAFAFAVFGLVIHNLFQAYLADRYGDTAPRRYGFLSLDLRAHLEPLGLVLLVLLGFGWPRFVPTGLPGRKGAMVALMGPLGFLVAAFLYGLLARFLPYPFGEGLWVAQRLLLLHAAIYLFPVPPLDGAKALYAVGGYEARRFLDQVASYGPLGFILIFLVLSFTGVTGSVVRGLAGLLETFYRALGL
- a CDS encoding site-2 protease family protein — its product is MIGLWQQDPLAFVLAFAALVFSLVLHELGHAYAAYLFGDTTAKRQGRLTLNPLKHLDPLGTVLLLLVGFGWARPVPIYPPAFRSYRLGLFVVSIAGIVINLVLAVLFALVVRGIFALDPVGVVLTLRGEGQTLWGLLALAAFFASSINLVLAVFNLLPIPPLDGSKILQSLMPLSWQPLLWRLEQYAWLSFLLILTVLRGPIQEVLRFARRVFFGLFFG
- a CDS encoding CBS domain-containing protein gives rise to the protein MRVVVAHENLDFDALGSMVLAGKLFPGSVLALVGGLEGPLKEIAPLLEDRLDLVPASEVPLQRVTGVILVDNARPERIGPFKALVGRVPFLVFDHHPRAPGDVPAVGGRVAQVGATVSLLVPLIRERGLTLTPLEATLAYAGIWEDTGGFSFPSTTPLDLEAAHFLAQQGAEIPRVRQWVRPHMGEEAREVLKALMRTARVVNREGFRLLLCQAKEEGYVPALAPLAHTLLDLHEADGVLLVLKLGREVLLIARSRERLDVGRWLSQVGGGGHPRAAFARVRGVRNAVKRLVESLPRYLEPEPTLGEVMTSPVETLRPTTVREALRVLEDRGYGAMPVVVPVGGEGVRILGLARRRDLRKAERLGLAEHPVEGFLARAVVLPPETPLSQVGPYLKEGGGRVLVGKRHGEGVRLLGIFTRTDLYRKKPSREKPLGERILEALPEGARQVVLALKEAFSQGVYLVGGVVRDALLGRSGPDIDLVLEPGVKVGEVARFLVERFGGSFGLHYAFGTARVRLSFGLAVDLAESREEVYPYPGALPQVRPAPIAKDLERRDYTVNAMALSLATLELLDPYGGLEDLQARLLRPLHPLSFVEDPSRIVRGARLAARLAFRFSEEALKALPPALLPEVLKTASKSRLRDELLLTLEEDTFLEALSLLEELGALGPLYGLRLPPREPFARLRWRYPEEEGIPLERLRVEARLLLLLCFQENPLEKALALGLPKRLQEGLALLLKGSWNEVEKEALAKEPLRSVFLALFPEKEGWLTERRRVLMGRDLLQLGLKPGPRVGEILRQVAEARARGEVRTFEEELALARRLIGDGSFSVPQ